The Thermotoga sp. Mc24 genome includes a window with the following:
- the rimM gene encoding ribosome maturation factor RimM (Essential for efficient processing of 16S rRNA) has product MIRTIQDLLDERVAIGKIVNTHGLKGEVKFFPYTNSEEIVKNLSDVILYNSEKKAFYNLTVESVRRMNKLFLIRFKSIDTIEAAEKIKGCEVFVKYEELPKLNEDEYYFYEILDCDVFYESGENVGKVVDIIETGSNDVLVVRKKKKETLIPMTKDCIVEIDKGAKRIIAKEMEWI; this is encoded by the coding sequence ATGATAAGAACCATTCAAGACCTGTTGGATGAAAGAGTAGCGATTGGAAAGATCGTCAACACACACGGCCTCAAGGGAGAGGTCAAGTTCTTTCCTTACACGAACTCTGAAGAAATCGTGAAGAACCTCTCCGATGTGATTCTTTATAACAGCGAGAAGAAGGCGTTTTACAACCTCACCGTTGAGTCTGTGAGGAGGATGAACAAGCTCTTTCTCATCAGGTTCAAATCGATAGACACGATAGAAGCCGCAGAAAAGATCAAAGGCTGTGAAGTCTTCGTAAAATACGAGGAACTACCAAAGCTCAACGAAGACGAATACTACTTTTACGAAATACTGGACTGCGATGTTTTCTACGAGTCTGGTGAAAACGTTGGAAAAGTAGTTGACATAATAGAAACCGGTTCGAACGACGTACTCGTGGTGAGGAAAAAGAAGAAAGAAACCCTGATCCCCATGACGAAGGACTGTATCGTTGAGATCGATAAAGGTGCGAAAAGGATCATAGCAAAGGAAATGGAGTGGATTTGA
- the lepB gene encoding signal peptidase I: MNLKKESVEWIKALLYALVAATIVRLYIFETMLVPTGSMIPTIQIGDRLFVEKITYTVREPQIGEIVVFWSPFVDERASHMLRLFDKFMDLFSPSKFRGHVKYVKRLVGKGGDVLEIKDGKLYVNGEIPEVLKDRYYEPEGIFKYEDFYDWLYTASKLRKDKQAYRDFIYDIAKNYGRTAAVLVFSLIGEEGLSYGEAFLPGLLNYFDPSMVYYDEKTKSYYIPGMIYHEFYEEYYSKLDLKKYVGKTDDGTIRIRVPEGFYFLMGDNTKESLDCRYFGFVPKDHIIGWPILRIWPFERFGPIQKY; the protein is encoded by the coding sequence ATGAACCTGAAAAAAGAATCCGTGGAATGGATCAAGGCACTACTTTACGCACTGGTTGCAGCTACGATCGTGAGGCTCTACATATTCGAGACTATGCTGGTTCCAACTGGGTCGATGATCCCAACGATACAGATTGGGGATCGACTCTTCGTCGAAAAGATCACGTACACTGTACGTGAACCGCAGATAGGAGAGATTGTGGTTTTCTGGTCACCGTTCGTGGATGAAAGAGCAAGCCACATGCTTCGACTTTTCGATAAATTCATGGATCTCTTTTCTCCCAGTAAGTTCAGGGGTCATGTAAAGTACGTGAAGCGTCTCGTTGGAAAGGGTGGAGACGTCCTCGAAATAAAGGACGGAAAGCTCTACGTGAACGGTGAAATTCCGGAAGTTTTGAAGGACAGGTACTACGAACCGGAGGGAATCTTCAAGTACGAAGATTTTTACGATTGGCTGTACACGGCCAGCAAGCTGAGAAAAGACAAACAGGCGTACAGAGATTTCATATACGATATCGCGAAGAATTACGGTAGAACAGCGGCAGTTCTTGTTTTCTCCCTCATCGGGGAGGAAGGTCTAAGCTACGGAGAAGCTTTCCTCCCCGGTTTGTTGAACTATTTCGATCCATCCATGGTTTACTACGACGAGAAAACGAAGTCCTATTACATCCCAGGAATGATCTACCATGAGTTTTACGAGGAATATTACTCCAAACTCGATCTCAAGAAGTACGTCGGAAAAACAGATGATGGTACGATCAGAATAAGGGTGCCGGAAGGATTTTACTTTCTGATGGGGGACAACACAAAGGAAAGTCTTGACTGCAGATATTTCGGTTTTGTCCCGAAGGACCACATCATAGGATGGCCGATCTTGAGGATCTGGCCCTTTGAGAGGTTCGGTCCTATTCAGAAATACTAA
- the trmD gene encoding tRNA (guanosine(37)-N1)-methyltransferase TrmD gives MRITIVTIFPEMVEVIKKYGVIARAVERGIVEINVENLRDYTTDRHRTVDDYQYGGGYGMVMKPEPFFRFYESYVEKYGKPYVVLTSPQGRIFNYKIAEELSKKEDIVIFCGRYEGIDERVMSIVDDEISIGDYILTGGELPAMVITDAVVRLVPGVVERESVERESFHQGLLDHPVYTRPYEYKGMKVPDVLLSGDHEKVELWRRKESIKKTLAKRPDLFLAKELDEMDKLAIIELFREMMEKC, from the coding sequence ATGAGGATCACCATTGTAACAATATTCCCTGAAATGGTCGAAGTTATAAAAAAGTACGGCGTCATAGCCCGGGCGGTAGAGAGAGGCATCGTGGAGATAAACGTGGAGAATTTGAGGGATTACACCACCGACAGACACAGAACGGTTGACGATTATCAATACGGCGGCGGATACGGCATGGTGATGAAACCTGAACCTTTCTTCAGATTCTACGAAAGTTACGTAGAAAAATACGGAAAACCTTACGTTGTTCTCACAAGTCCGCAGGGAAGAATTTTCAACTACAAGATAGCAGAAGAACTTTCAAAAAAGGAAGACATCGTTATATTCTGTGGAAGGTACGAAGGAATAGATGAAAGAGTGATGAGCATCGTTGACGATGAAATATCCATAGGAGACTACATACTCACAGGTGGAGAGCTACCCGCAATGGTCATAACTGACGCTGTTGTGAGGCTTGTACCGGGTGTTGTCGAGAGAGAATCTGTAGAAAGAGAATCGTTTCATCAGGGACTGCTTGATCATCCCGTTTACACACGGCCTTATGAGTACAAGGGTATGAAAGTTCCAGATGTTCTCCTCTCTGGAGACCACGAAAAGGTGGAACTCTGGAGAAGAAAGGAGAGCATAAAGAAAACACTGGCAAAGAGGCCAGATCTTTTCTTAGCGAAGGAACTGGACGAAATGGACAAATTGGCTATAATAGAGTTGTTCAGGGAGATGATGGAGAAATGTTAG
- a CDS encoding RNA methyltransferase, with the protein MLEKVYVALIHYPIKGKDGSIISTAVTNLDVHDIARTARTYNLKGYYIVTNLRAQQDMVSKMLKFWREGFGSRYNPSRTESLTLVKLKSYLEDVLEDIEILEGERPLIFFTSAKKRENDISFEEGRRIIMETEKPVLILLGTGWGLPDEILEISDYVLEPIRAQSDFNHLSVRAAAAIIIDRLIGENYARRD; encoded by the coding sequence ATGTTAGAGAAGGTGTACGTGGCCCTGATTCACTACCCAATAAAAGGAAAAGACGGCAGCATCATATCAACGGCCGTGACAAACCTTGATGTCCACGATATAGCAAGGACCGCGAGAACGTACAACCTCAAGGGATACTACATTGTGACTAACCTCAGAGCGCAGCAGGATATGGTAAGCAAGATGCTGAAGTTCTGGAGAGAAGGTTTTGGAAGCCGGTACAACCCTTCCAGAACGGAATCTCTCACACTTGTGAAGCTCAAATCCTATCTGGAAGATGTGTTGGAAGACATAGAAATCCTCGAAGGAGAAAGACCTTTGATCTTCTTCACCTCTGCGAAAAAACGCGAAAATGATATTTCTTTCGAAGAGGGAAGAAGAATAATCATGGAAACCGAGAAACCTGTTCTCATACTTCTCGGTACAGGCTGGGGTCTTCCCGATGAAATTCTCGAGATATCCGATTACGTACTGGAGCCCATAAGGGCGCAGTCTGATTTCAACCATCTTTCCGTGAGAGCGGCTGCTGCCATCATCATCGATCGGTTGATAGGAGAAAATTACGCGAGGAGGGATTGA
- a CDS encoding outer membrane protein assembly factor BamB family protein, giving the protein MWRKIVFFCILLASYLFSAQLMVVQGNLASLVEVEGDSLKKNLEIVLPFSPLDGVVVSDTAYFATGNALLEYNLRSKEIIRSLKIPAKKLKWNDERLVVICEKEVLLLDPVSFKYGKISFQQSVSDVDFYEGYLLVGHGKYVSLMKNSEEIWKIEAKAEINKISVNKNKKAFAALTSDGTIFLVDLENVLAPKVVFFSKFEEAEDLEWIEDFLVVFFRNKVITLNAAKLTSPRAFKEYIASGNTTSVVKLQDSILFTKGNDLYRVGAFSLKKIGTAQRVFPVLAQGEMYIPGDLIWQLGLEAEVRSSPVIFENLLVVADVEGIVHAISMSGGKLWSYRTGFVITAPPRVFMERIYVTSWDNFLYAISRNGQLVWKIDLGADVSKAFEVNSYGIYLATDSGEVYFIDHDSSIVWRFKDEEWISTGVTVDENGVVYFGTSRSLYSLYSNGSLRWKTRAGYLLTMKPIIIDGYVITGSNSGWLLCVNRTNGDLIWKKKLPLSLNSQLSAFGDTVFVNAEDGIYSIDLSGNVKRIISASTPSPVAVSREGYVYFVSEDVLYSFTLDGKRRWERKVGESTVEPVVGEERVVVVTRSGNLYCFFDSVHP; this is encoded by the coding sequence ATGTGGAGGAAAATCGTCTTCTTTTGCATCCTTCTCGCGTCTTACCTATTCTCAGCGCAACTCATGGTCGTCCAGGGAAACCTCGCCTCCCTCGTGGAAGTGGAAGGAGACTCCTTGAAGAAGAACCTGGAGATCGTCCTTCCGTTCTCTCCCCTCGATGGAGTCGTGGTTTCGGATACGGCATATTTTGCGACCGGAAACGCTCTCCTGGAGTACAATCTGAGGAGCAAAGAAATCATCCGATCGCTGAAAATACCGGCAAAGAAATTGAAGTGGAACGATGAACGTTTGGTGGTAATCTGCGAAAAAGAGGTTCTGCTTCTGGATCCCGTTTCTTTCAAATACGGCAAGATCAGTTTTCAACAATCCGTTTCTGACGTCGATTTCTACGAAGGCTACCTGCTGGTGGGTCATGGAAAATACGTTTCTCTCATGAAAAACAGCGAAGAGATCTGGAAGATAGAGGCCAAGGCAGAGATAAACAAGATTTCTGTAAACAAAAATAAAAAAGCGTTCGCCGCCTTAACTTCCGATGGAACGATTTTTCTGGTGGATTTGGAAAACGTTCTGGCACCGAAGGTCGTTTTCTTCTCGAAATTTGAAGAAGCAGAAGACTTAGAATGGATCGAAGACTTTCTGGTCGTCTTTTTCAGAAACAAAGTGATCACCTTGAACGCGGCAAAATTGACGTCTCCCAGAGCGTTCAAGGAGTACATCGCAAGTGGAAACACCACATCGGTTGTAAAACTCCAGGATTCAATCCTCTTCACAAAAGGTAACGACCTCTACAGAGTGGGAGCCTTCTCTTTGAAGAAGATCGGAACAGCTCAAAGGGTTTTTCCGGTTCTTGCTCAGGGTGAGATGTACATACCGGGAGATCTGATCTGGCAGCTGGGTTTGGAAGCCGAGGTGAGATCTTCACCTGTCATTTTTGAGAATCTGCTGGTTGTAGCAGATGTAGAAGGAATCGTTCACGCTATCTCGATGAGCGGAGGAAAACTCTGGAGCTACAGAACAGGTTTCGTTATAACAGCACCACCCCGCGTTTTCATGGAAAGGATCTACGTAACGAGCTGGGATAACTTCCTCTACGCCATATCTCGAAACGGCCAGCTGGTGTGGAAAATCGATCTTGGGGCTGATGTTTCAAAGGCTTTTGAAGTGAATTCCTACGGTATTTACCTTGCCACCGACAGCGGCGAAGTGTACTTCATCGATCACGATTCTTCCATCGTGTGGCGATTCAAAGACGAAGAGTGGATTTCAACCGGTGTAACGGTCGATGAAAACGGAGTCGTCTATTTTGGAACTTCGAGAAGTCTGTACTCTCTCTATTCGAATGGTTCCTTGAGATGGAAAACCCGCGCAGGATATCTTCTAACGATGAAACCGATAATCATCGACGGATATGTGATCACTGGAAGTAACTCAGGCTGGTTGTTGTGCGTTAACAGAACGAACGGTGATTTGATCTGGAAAAAGAAACTTCCTCTCTCGTTGAATTCACAACTTTCAGCTTTCGGAGATACCGTTTTCGTGAACGCGGAAGATGGAATCTACTCGATCGATCTTTCTGGGAATGTGAAAAGAATCATCTCAGCTTCCACTCCTTCTCCGGTGGCTGTTTCAAGGGAAGGATACGTATACTTCGTGTCTGAGGACGTTCTTTACTCCTTCACACTCGATGGAAAGAGAAGATGGGAAAGAAAGGTCGGGGAGAGCACCGTAGAACCCGTTGTTGGCGAAGAACGTGTGGTGGTTGTCACCAGAAGTGGAAATCTCTACTGCTTTTTTGATTCTGTTCATCCTTAG
- the rplS gene encoding 50S ribosomal protein L19 produces the protein MDHLVKIIEKKYEKKEIPDFRPGDTVRVHVKVIEGDRERTQVFEGIVIAKRGSGINKTFTVRRIGSHGVGVERIFPVHSPVVEKIEVVRKGKVRRAKLYYLRNVRGKIRIKERRD, from the coding sequence ATGGATCATCTTGTGAAAATCATCGAAAAGAAATATGAAAAAAAGGAGATTCCCGATTTCAGACCAGGAGACACCGTGAGGGTACACGTGAAAGTTATAGAAGGTGACAGAGAAAGAACACAGGTGTTTGAAGGAATCGTCATCGCAAAGAGAGGTTCCGGAATAAACAAAACGTTCACAGTGAGAAGAATAGGCAGCCACGGTGTTGGAGTAGAAAGGATCTTCCCCGTCCACTCCCCGGTTGTTGAGAAGATCGAGGTTGTGAGAAAGGGTAAGGTGAGGAGAGCCAAGCTCTACTACCTCAGGAACGTCAGAGGTAAGATCAGGATCAAGGAGCGCAGAGATTGA
- the truA gene encoding tRNA pseudouridine(38-40) synthase TruA: MKRVAAVIEYDGSNFFGYQGQPDVRTVQGVIEDALERIFKQRIYTQAAGRTDAGVHANGQLIAFNCPNDRMTTEDIKNAMNANLPDDVYVKEVFEVSKNFHPRFDVKKRIYHYFILTSKQKNVFLRKYVWWFPYELDLDAMRKAAKYLEGTHDFTSFKTGSDERDPVRTIYRIRILRLKNDLVLIRVEGRSFLRRMVRNIVAALVKVGLKQWEPEKMKEVLEARDRSAAAGTAPAHGLYFYKVLF, encoded by the coding sequence ATGAAGCGCGTGGCGGCAGTGATCGAATACGATGGAAGTAATTTCTTTGGATATCAGGGGCAACCCGATGTCAGAACGGTTCAGGGAGTCATAGAAGACGCTCTTGAGAGGATATTCAAACAGAGAATCTACACCCAGGCAGCGGGAAGAACGGACGCCGGTGTTCATGCGAACGGTCAGCTCATCGCTTTCAACTGTCCGAACGATCGAATGACCACTGAGGACATAAAAAACGCCATGAACGCGAATCTTCCAGATGATGTTTATGTGAAAGAGGTTTTCGAGGTCTCCAAAAATTTTCATCCCCGTTTCGATGTGAAAAAAAGAATCTATCACTACTTCATCCTGACCTCGAAGCAGAAGAACGTTTTCCTCAGGAAATACGTCTGGTGGTTTCCCTACGAGCTCGATCTCGATGCGATGCGAAAAGCAGCGAAGTACCTGGAGGGTACCCATGACTTCACCTCTTTCAAGACGGGGAGTGATGAAAGAGATCCTGTGCGGACCATATACAGAATCAGAATTTTGAGGTTAAAAAACGATCTTGTTCTTATAAGAGTGGAGGGGAGATCCTTTCTGAGAAGAATGGTTCGAAACATCGTTGCCGCTCTTGTAAAAGTTGGTTTGAAGCAGTGGGAACCTGAGAAGATGAAGGAGGTGCTCGAAGCACGCGACAGGAGCGCGGCGGCTGGTACCGCACCTGCACATGGCTTGTACTTTTACAAAGTGCTGTTTTGA
- a CDS encoding PQQ-binding-like beta-propeller repeat protein, with protein MLYFLGDATPTSYEMEIIEEWKRLPVVTLVYDGPSEYEGAVRDFLSEEGVLTGSGTPLIVKIRTKENYVAFQLIFEEKSVDNFENLSTKDTFPEHFRKAIREIFPDSQLPDEFFLVVYRDGKFERSLQPTSTLPGRKAPVVIIPQWKEKHTLEIGNYRKVVDEGFYQIGGKMIYAGRDIFIEDVPGLYRNIDMVFLDGEKEYIYRDGFLMMEEKTLKVEEPVDVVDGIVITRHRMGSKEIDDTILFRWDNFVLTASGFLMDIRGKWSWKVSNTPVEFSFQGDVFYVLDVCGFLRSYNLKTRQLLWEKKFEGAWGLDSSKDRVFLGAGDEVLVLNAQDGETIERMEADDFAVWKGRLLVYKDGKVDGEDMEGFFIRNFGMPLFVSGKRVVMFGTEKKEFEEVEKVRLFDWGTVIKAGDELWLIRRD; from the coding sequence GTGCTTTACTTCCTCGGTGATGCGACGCCAACGTCGTATGAGATGGAGATCATCGAGGAATGGAAACGCCTTCCTGTGGTGACCCTTGTTTACGACGGCCCCTCTGAGTACGAAGGCGCTGTGAGAGATTTTCTCTCTGAAGAAGGAGTACTGACTGGTTCGGGAACACCCCTCATTGTCAAGATTCGAACTAAGGAAAATTACGTTGCCTTTCAGTTGATATTCGAAGAAAAGTCCGTGGATAACTTTGAAAATCTCTCAACAAAAGACACCTTCCCGGAACACTTCAGAAAAGCTATTAGGGAAATCTTTCCAGACTCTCAGCTTCCCGATGAGTTTTTCCTCGTCGTTTACAGAGATGGAAAGTTTGAAAGGAGCCTTCAACCGACTTCGACTCTTCCGGGAAGAAAAGCTCCCGTGGTGATAATTCCTCAGTGGAAAGAGAAACATACTCTGGAAATAGGAAACTACAGAAAGGTGGTTGACGAAGGGTTTTACCAGATCGGTGGGAAGATGATATACGCAGGAAGGGACATTTTCATAGAAGACGTCCCTGGACTCTACAGAAACATCGATATGGTCTTTTTGGACGGAGAAAAAGAATACATCTATCGCGATGGATTTCTTATGATGGAAGAAAAAACTCTAAAGGTCGAAGAGCCTGTTGATGTGGTTGATGGAATAGTGATCACCAGACACAGGATGGGAAGTAAAGAGATCGATGATACAATTCTGTTCAGATGGGACAATTTTGTTTTAACGGCATCGGGTTTCCTCATGGATATAAGAGGAAAATGGTCGTGGAAAGTTTCAAATACACCGGTAGAGTTTTCCTTTCAGGGTGATGTTTTCTACGTACTCGATGTGTGCGGTTTCTTGAGAAGTTACAATCTCAAAACAAGACAGCTTCTCTGGGAGAAAAAATTCGAAGGAGCCTGGGGACTGGACTCTTCTAAGGATCGGGTTTTCCTGGGTGCTGGAGACGAAGTACTCGTTTTGAACGCACAGGACGGAGAGACGATCGAAAGAATGGAAGCAGATGATTTCGCTGTGTGGAAGGGTAGACTGCTCGTTTACAAAGATGGAAAGGTAGATGGAGAGGATATGGAAGGGTTCTTCATCAGAAACTTTGGGATGCCTCTCTTCGTTTCGGGAAAGCGAGTTGTGATGTTTGGTACGGAGAAAAAGGAGTTCGAAGAAGTTGAGAAAGTGCGTCTTTTTGACTGGGGAACGGTGATAAAGGCAGGGGATGAATTGTGGCTGATAAGAAGAGATTAG
- a CDS encoding KH domain-containing protein: MKELLEKILRGIVKHPEEVVVMEFDEEGKKVYEIVVNEEDVGQVIGKDGRTIKSLKILLSALMGDSKEITIKVVR; this comes from the coding sequence ATGAAGGAGCTCCTCGAGAAGATTCTTCGGGGAATAGTGAAGCATCCCGAAGAGGTTGTGGTCATGGAGTTCGACGAAGAAGGAAAGAAAGTATACGAAATCGTTGTGAACGAAGAAGATGTTGGACAGGTCATAGGAAAAGATGGAAGAACGATAAAATCTTTGAAGATACTTTTGAGTGCGCTCATGGGAGATTCTAAGGAGATCACCATCAAGGTGGTCCGGTGA